The proteins below are encoded in one region of Casimicrobium huifangae:
- a CDS encoding DUF350 domain-containing protein — protein sequence MTYTLNESIRYFDDFLIYFAVALVLLVAFTLIYTKVTPYNEIALIRDGNTAAAISLSGALIGFALPLASTVANAVNLIDLVLFAVLATVVQLVVFVFARMLMPGLTASIEGGNVAKATFLAAVSLAVGMLNAAALVY from the coding sequence ATGACCTACACGCTCAACGAATCGATTCGCTACTTCGACGACTTTCTGATCTATTTCGCCGTTGCGCTGGTGCTGCTGGTAGCGTTCACACTGATCTACACCAAGGTCACGCCGTACAACGAAATTGCGCTGATCCGCGATGGCAACACGGCGGCAGCGATCTCGCTTTCCGGTGCGCTGATTGGTTTTGCGCTGCCGCTGGCCAGCACGGTGGCCAACGCCGTCAACCTGATCGATCTGGTCCTGTTTGCCGTTCTGGCGACCGTGGTGCAGCTGGTGGTATTTGTCTTTGCACGAATGCTGATGCCAGGGCTGACTGCGTCGATCGAAGGCGGCAATGTCGCCAAAGCCACGTTTCTCGCGGCGGTATCGCTGGCGGTGGGCATGCTCAACGCTGCGGCGCTGGTTTACTGA
- a CDS encoding NRDE family protein — translation MCIVTFRWAPESDQPLLLAANRDEFYERPTERMHWWPGDEVLSGRDQRSGGVWLGITRHGRFAMVTNIRNPALRKQGAPSRGALVRQFLEGVQSAANFAHATMADAGRYEGFNLLCGEVGASARSLWFANSQEGAAHAVEPGVHGLSNASLDTPWPKLLRMRQGFRHALAESDPAQRNTRLLRLLQNATPTPNAQLPNTGVPFPVERMLGSIFIVSDNYGTRASTVLSVIGDQVTMREAGFGVGGEPQDTLAFNFRIQSPPAP, via the coding sequence ATGTGCATCGTCACCTTCCGCTGGGCGCCTGAGTCCGACCAGCCGCTGCTGCTCGCGGCCAATCGTGACGAGTTTTACGAGCGGCCCACCGAGCGCATGCACTGGTGGCCGGGCGACGAGGTGCTCTCGGGGCGCGACCAGCGCAGCGGTGGCGTATGGCTGGGTATCACTCGGCATGGGCGCTTTGCCATGGTCACCAATATCCGCAATCCGGCGCTGCGCAAGCAGGGGGCGCCATCGCGCGGTGCCCTGGTGCGGCAGTTTCTGGAGGGCGTGCAGTCTGCTGCGAACTTCGCCCATGCCACGATGGCGGACGCCGGGCGCTACGAGGGTTTCAACCTGCTCTGCGGCGAAGTCGGCGCTTCGGCCCGTTCACTGTGGTTCGCCAACTCGCAGGAGGGTGCAGCGCATGCCGTCGAACCCGGCGTGCATGGCCTTTCCAATGCATCGCTGGACACCCCCTGGCCCAAGCTTTTGCGCATGCGGCAGGGGTTCCGGCACGCGCTCGCTGAAAGCGACCCCGCGCAGCGCAACACGCGCCTGTTGCGGCTGCTGCAAAACGCCACGCCGACGCCCAACGCGCAGTTGCCCAACACGGGCGTGCCTTTCCCGGTGGAACGCATGCTTGGCAGCATCTTTATCGTTAGCGACAACTATGGCACGCGGGCGTCCACGGTGCTCAGCGTGATTGGCGATCAGGTCACGATGCGTGAAGCCGGTTTCGGTGTGGGTGGCGAACCGCAGGACACGCTCGCCTTCAACTTCCGCATCCAGTCACCGCCTGCACCGTAG
- a CDS encoding AMP-binding protein, which translates to MTVPATTLADVFAQHQHERPDAPLLLAPETGRQHTYGALGADVAALDALLTAQGIGAGAHVGFLLPNGLATSALFLATMIAGRVTVPLNLLSQAPQLAYVLAHSEVRCVFVSGEQAATLAAAVALLPTTAGATPGIAVVNIDVDVPLASQLPLRTNAGASAAPQANDPALLMFTSGTTGKPKGALLTHANLLHAARTVAAWHQLTPADRVLSSLPLYHINGQCIATLSPFVSGGSIVAPHRFSASAWWGWVDAWQPTWINVVPTIIAYLLNAAAEGDAPAPARPFIRFARSASAPLPPDQHRAFEQRFGIGVIEAMGMTECASVVFCNPQDASQRKYGTPGLPCGVQARVVAVESGEVLPDNATGELQLCGDNMMAGYWNAPDKTAEALTPDGWLRTGDLGHRDGDGFYFVTGRIKELIIKGGENIAPREIDEALLTHAAVLEAAAVGIPDKNYGQEILAAVVLKPGVTTDEASLREHCIQALGRYKTPGVFRFVDELPKGPSGKVQRLKLLD; encoded by the coding sequence ATGACCGTCCCCGCCACCACCCTCGCCGACGTTTTCGCCCAGCACCAGCACGAGCGGCCTGATGCGCCGTTGCTGCTGGCACCGGAAACCGGGCGCCAACACACCTATGGCGCTCTCGGCGCTGACGTGGCGGCGCTGGACGCGCTGCTCACGGCGCAGGGCATCGGCGCGGGCGCGCACGTCGGATTTCTGCTGCCCAACGGGCTCGCCACCAGCGCGCTGTTTCTCGCGACCATGATTGCCGGGCGGGTCACGGTGCCGCTCAATCTGCTGTCGCAGGCTCCACAGCTTGCGTACGTGCTGGCGCATAGCGAAGTGCGCTGCGTGTTCGTGTCCGGCGAGCAAGCGGCCACGCTGGCCGCGGCCGTTGCCTTGCTGCCGACAACTGCCGGTGCCACGCCCGGCATCGCTGTGGTGAACATCGACGTCGACGTACCGCTCGCATCGCAACTGCCACTGCGTACCAACGCCGGCGCAAGCGCGGCCCCGCAGGCGAACGACCCGGCGCTGCTGATGTTCACCTCCGGCACCACCGGCAAGCCGAAAGGTGCGCTGCTGACGCACGCCAACCTGCTGCACGCTGCGCGCACAGTGGCAGCGTGGCATCAACTGACGCCCGCTGATCGCGTGCTGTCGTCGCTGCCGCTGTATCACATCAACGGCCAGTGCATCGCCACGCTGTCGCCATTCGTCAGCGGCGGCAGCATCGTGGCGCCGCACCGCTTCTCGGCCTCGGCCTGGTGGGGTTGGGTCGATGCCTGGCAACCGACATGGATCAATGTGGTGCCAACCATCATTGCCTATCTGCTCAATGCAGCGGCCGAAGGCGATGCGCCGGCACCCGCCCGCCCCTTCATCCGTTTCGCCCGCTCGGCGTCGGCTCCGCTACCGCCGGACCAGCATCGGGCCTTCGAACAGCGCTTCGGCATCGGCGTGATCGAAGCGATGGGAATGACCGAGTGTGCGTCCGTGGTGTTCTGCAACCCGCAGGACGCGAGCCAACGCAAATACGGCACGCCCGGCCTGCCCTGCGGTGTGCAGGCTCGCGTGGTTGCCGTGGAAAGCGGCGAGGTGCTGCCTGACAACGCCACCGGCGAGCTGCAGCTCTGCGGCGACAACATGATGGCGGGTTACTGGAACGCCCCCGACAAGACCGCCGAGGCACTTACCCCTGATGGCTGGTTGCGCACTGGCGATCTCGGTCACCGCGACGGCGACGGCTTCTACTTCGTCACCGGCCGCATCAAGGAGCTCATCATCAAGGGCGGCGAGAACATCGCGCCGCGCGAGATTGATGAGGCCCTGTTGACGCACGCGGCCGTGCTCGAAGCCGCCGCCGTGGGCATCCCGGACAAGAACTACGGCCAGGAAATCCTCGCCGCCGTGGTGCTCAAGCCGGGTGTGACCACCGACGAAGCTTCGCTTCGCGAACATTGCATTCAGGCTCTCGGCCGCTACAAGACGCCGGGCGTGTTCCGCTTCGTCGATGAACTGCCAAAGGGCCCGTCGGGCAAGGTGCAGCGGTTGAAATTGCTGGATTGA
- the sauS gene encoding acylating sulfoacetaldehyde dehydrogenase translates to MSQSREAEVIAGLVAKARAAQTIADGYDQAGADRLVAAAAWAIMEPVRNRALAELAVRDTGLGNVPDKIQKNHRKTLGLIRDLSGAKSVGVIADDAALGVTEIARPAGVVGAITPSTNPGATPANMIINAMKGRNAIILAPSPKGCSTAALLLSYVHEEFDRIGAPRDLVQLLPAPVNKALTNELLQQVDLVVATGSQANIKAAYSSGTPAFGVGAGNVSVIVHRSADLAAAAERIVRSKTFDNATSCSSENSVVIEAAVYQPMFAALAAQGCVLLSGDEKAQLQAALFPAGKLSGDLTAKTAGDIALAAGLARAANARVLMVEESGVGPEFPFSGEKLSPVLTVYRADGFDAAAAQVAAIYSHQGAGHSVGLHAAPEAADALALQLGLTLPVARVIVNQAHCIATGGSFDNGLPFSLSMGCGTWGGNSFSENLGYRHFLNITRIARPIAPRNASADALLGAYLAETGRNGAAFSLKP, encoded by the coding sequence GTGTCGCAATCTCGTGAAGCAGAGGTCATTGCCGGGCTAGTCGCGAAGGCACGGGCTGCGCAAACGATCGCCGATGGTTATGACCAGGCCGGCGCCGACCGCCTGGTGGCGGCGGCTGCGTGGGCGATCATGGAGCCCGTTCGCAACCGCGCACTGGCGGAGCTGGCGGTACGCGACACCGGCCTCGGCAATGTGCCCGACAAGATCCAGAAGAACCATCGCAAGACGCTGGGCCTGATCCGCGATCTGAGCGGCGCCAAGTCCGTTGGCGTCATTGCTGACGACGCGGCGCTCGGCGTCACCGAAATCGCACGGCCGGCCGGCGTGGTGGGGGCTATCACACCCTCGACCAACCCCGGCGCGACGCCGGCCAACATGATCATCAATGCGATGAAGGGCCGCAACGCCATCATCCTCGCGCCGTCGCCCAAGGGCTGTTCCACGGCCGCGCTGTTGCTCAGCTACGTGCATGAAGAATTCGACCGCATCGGCGCGCCACGTGACCTGGTGCAACTGCTGCCCGCACCGGTCAACAAGGCGCTGACCAACGAACTGCTGCAGCAGGTGGACCTGGTCGTCGCCACCGGCTCGCAGGCCAACATCAAGGCCGCCTATTCGAGCGGCACGCCGGCGTTCGGCGTTGGCGCCGGCAATGTGTCGGTAATCGTGCATCGCAGTGCGGACCTCGCCGCGGCGGCCGAGCGCATCGTGCGCTCCAAGACGTTCGACAATGCCACCAGCTGCTCCAGCGAGAACAGCGTCGTGATCGAGGCGGCCGTGTATCAGCCGATGTTCGCGGCGCTGGCAGCGCAGGGTTGCGTACTGCTCAGTGGCGACGAAAAGGCGCAACTGCAAGCCGCCCTGTTCCCGGCGGGCAAGCTCTCGGGCGACCTCACCGCGAAGACAGCCGGCGACATCGCGCTGGCGGCCGGCCTTGCGCGTGCCGCCAACGCCCGCGTACTGATGGTTGAGGAAAGCGGCGTCGGGCCAGAATTTCCGTTCTCCGGCGAGAAACTGTCGCCGGTGCTCACCGTTTACCGCGCCGACGGCTTCGACGCCGCAGCCGCGCAGGTGGCAGCAATCTACAGCCATCAGGGCGCTGGCCACTCGGTCGGGCTGCATGCCGCGCCGGAAGCGGCAGACGCGCTGGCGCTGCAACTGGGGCTCACGCTCCCGGTCGCCCGTGTGATCGTCAATCAGGCGCACTGCATTGCCACCGGCGGCAGCTTCGATAACGGCCTGCCGTTTTCGCTGTCGATGGGGTGCGGCACCTGGGGCGGCAACAGTTTCTCCGAGAACCTTGGCTACCGGCATTTCCTCAACATCACCCGCATCGCACGGCCGATCGCCCCGCGCAATGCAAGTGCTGACGCGCTGCTCGGTGCGTATCTCGCGGAGACCGGTCGCAACGGAGCAGCTTTTTCACTGAAGCCCTGA
- a CDS encoding Bug family tripartite tricarboxylate transporter substrate binding protein, with product MSRLSYVARSISATLAGVALVALSFSQTAQAQAWPTKPVKLINPFPAGGGTDTFARPLSAQLTKQTGQQFIVENIGGAGGTVGAAQAARAAPDGYTFLIGAVHHSIAPSIYPKLSYDIEKDFVPVTLLAIMPFVIAAQPNKLPNVKTVKDLVDYAKANPGKLNFGSPGSGTSQHLTGELFKLGQGVDIVHVPYKGMGPAMQDFLGGSLDVLIDGMSATAAQIRSGKARPLGLMAAQRSPQYPDIPTLAEQGFPNSEVSQWYAVWAVKGTPPDIVDKMYKEIVKALEDPAIKTNWANAAADAGGMPPAEFGKFVKAEMERWAKVAKASGAKVDN from the coding sequence GTGTCCCGTCTGTCGTATGTTGCGCGATCCATCTCTGCCACGCTGGCGGGCGTGGCGCTGGTCGCTTTGAGCTTTTCGCAAACGGCGCAGGCGCAGGCCTGGCCGACCAAACCGGTCAAGCTGATCAATCCGTTCCCCGCTGGCGGCGGTACCGATACCTTCGCCCGTCCGCTGTCGGCGCAGCTGACCAAGCAGACTGGCCAGCAGTTCATCGTTGAGAACATCGGCGGCGCCGGTGGCACCGTGGGAGCAGCCCAAGCCGCACGCGCGGCGCCGGATGGCTACACCTTTCTGATTGGCGCCGTGCATCACAGCATCGCACCGTCGATTTACCCGAAGCTTTCCTACGACATCGAGAAGGACTTCGTGCCGGTCACGCTGCTGGCGATCATGCCTTTCGTCATCGCGGCGCAGCCGAACAAGTTGCCCAATGTGAAGACGGTCAAGGACCTGGTCGACTACGCCAAGGCCAATCCCGGCAAGCTCAATTTCGGCTCGCCCGGCTCCGGCACGTCGCAACACCTGACCGGTGAGCTGTTCAAGCTCGGACAGGGTGTTGATATCGTGCACGTGCCCTACAAAGGCATGGGCCCGGCGATGCAGGACTTCCTCGGCGGCTCGCTGGATGTGCTGATCGACGGCATGAGCGCCACCGCCGCGCAAATCCGCTCCGGCAAGGCGCGCCCGCTCGGCCTGATGGCTGCGCAACGCTCGCCGCAATATCCAGACATCCCGACGCTCGCCGAGCAGGGCTTCCCGAACAGCGAAGTCTCGCAGTGGTACGCCGTGTGGGCCGTGAAGGGCACACCGCCTGACATCGTGGACAAGATGTACAAGGAAATCGTCAAGGCGCTGGAAGACCCGGCCATCAAAACCAACTGGGCCAACGCGGCGGCGGATGCGGGCGGAATGCCGCCAGCCGAATTCGGCAAGTTCGTGAAAGCCGAGATGGAGCGCTGGGCGAAGGTGGCGAAAGCCTCGGGCGCGAAAGTGGACAACTAG
- the xsc gene encoding sulfoacetaldehyde acetyltransferase — MTPSEAFVETLVAQGVTDVFGIVGSAYMDALDLFPSAGIRFISVAHEQGAGHMADGYSRVSGRHGVCIAQNGPGITNFVTATAAAYWAHSPVVVITPETGSMTLGLGGFQETEQLPIFSKITKFQSHVNNKLRMAELTARAFDRAHIELGPTQLNIPRDFFYGDGEYEIPSPIVVERGVGGEKALDDAAELLSKAKFPVILAGGGVIMANGMDAAVKLAELLDAPVCNSYLHNDSFPAAHRLWCGPLGYQGSKAAMKLISKADVVLALGTRLGPFGTLPQHGLDYWPKNAKIIQIDADAKMLGLVKKISVGICGDARAAALALAARLKGKSLVCHGNRDARLAAVAKEKKTWEKELDGWTQERDAYSLEVSAASRYMHPRQMLRELEKAMPARAMVSTDIGNICSVSNSYLRFNEPRSMFAAMSFGNCGYAFPTIIGAKLAAPDRPAIAYVGDGAWGISFNEVQTCVRENIPVTAVVFNNGQWGAEKKNHVDFYNRRYLGVGLDNQPHWANVAVAMGAEGLRIDELSDVGPALREACEAQKRGKTTILEVMVTKELGDPFRRDALALPTRFLQKYKHTEIKR, encoded by the coding sequence ATGACGCCGTCCGAAGCCTTTGTCGAAACGCTGGTCGCACAGGGCGTGACCGACGTGTTCGGCATCGTCGGGTCGGCCTACATGGACGCGCTTGACCTCTTCCCGAGCGCTGGTATCCGCTTCATCTCGGTGGCGCACGAGCAGGGCGCTGGCCACATGGCCGATGGTTACTCGCGCGTTTCCGGACGACACGGCGTCTGCATCGCGCAGAACGGCCCCGGCATAACCAACTTCGTCACTGCGACTGCGGCGGCCTATTGGGCTCACTCGCCGGTGGTAGTCATCACCCCGGAGACCGGCTCGATGACCCTGGGCCTCGGCGGTTTTCAGGAGACCGAGCAACTGCCGATCTTCTCCAAGATCACCAAGTTCCAGTCGCATGTCAACAACAAGTTGCGCATGGCGGAGCTGACCGCGCGCGCTTTCGACCGTGCCCACATCGAGCTGGGGCCGACCCAGCTGAATATTCCGCGCGACTTTTTCTACGGTGATGGTGAATACGAAATTCCGTCGCCGATCGTGGTTGAGCGCGGCGTCGGTGGTGAAAAGGCGCTGGATGACGCCGCCGAGCTGCTCTCGAAGGCGAAGTTCCCGGTCATTCTTGCTGGCGGCGGCGTGATCATGGCCAACGGCATGGACGCTGCAGTCAAACTCGCCGAACTGCTTGACGCTCCCGTCTGCAACAGCTATCTGCACAACGACAGCTTCCCGGCCGCGCATCGGCTGTGGTGTGGCCCGCTCGGCTATCAGGGCTCGAAGGCTGCGATGAAGTTGATCAGCAAAGCCGACGTGGTGCTCGCGCTCGGCACCCGGCTGGGGCCGTTCGGCACGCTGCCGCAGCATGGTCTCGACTATTGGCCGAAAAACGCGAAGATCATCCAGATTGACGCCGACGCCAAGATGCTGGGACTTGTGAAGAAAATCTCGGTCGGCATTTGCGGCGATGCCCGCGCGGCTGCGCTGGCGCTCGCGGCGCGGCTCAAGGGCAAGTCACTCGTCTGCCACGGCAACCGCGACGCACGACTCGCAGCCGTTGCCAAAGAAAAGAAGACCTGGGAGAAAGAGCTCGACGGCTGGACGCAGGAGCGTGACGCCTATTCGCTGGAGGTCTCCGCTGCATCCCGCTACATGCATCCACGGCAGATGCTGCGCGAGCTGGAAAAAGCGATGCCCGCCCGCGCGATGGTGTCGACCGACATCGGCAACATCTGCTCGGTGTCGAACAGTTATCTGCGTTTCAACGAGCCACGCTCGATGTTCGCAGCGATGAGCTTCGGCAACTGCGGTTACGCCTTTCCGACCATCATCGGCGCCAAGCTGGCGGCGCCCGACCGGCCAGCCATCGCCTATGTCGGCGACGGCGCGTGGGGCATCAGCTTCAACGAGGTGCAGACCTGCGTGCGCGAGAACATCCCCGTCACCGCAGTGGTGTTCAACAACGGCCAGTGGGGCGCCGAGAAGAAGAATCACGTCGATTTCTACAACCGCCGCTATCTCGGCGTCGGTCTCGACAACCAGCCGCACTGGGCCAACGTGGCCGTAGCCATGGGCGCTGAGGGCCTGCGCATCGACGAGCTTTCCGACGTCGGCCCGGCGCTGCGCGAGGCCTGCGAGGCGCAGAAGCGCGGCAAAACCACCATCCTCGAAGTGATGGTGACCAAGGAGCTGGGCGACCCGTTCCGCCGTGATGCGCTGGCGCTGCCAACACGCTTCCTGCAGAAGTACAAGCACACCGAGATCAAACGCTAG
- a CDS encoding IclR family transcriptional regulator: MSAEQDEAHRDGREAGSAALRSLAVMEFVANSERSVSLTEIMQAVSLPKPTVFRILTTLEEAGMLLREPDAKRYVPGERLANLAANVLLHSPHRSARRAILEELVEKVGETCNLTIPNGHYVMYLDRVESSWPLRINLHAGSKVPLYASASGKLFLAHSPKRMRDRLLTSAPLIAHTKNTLTSLRQLELEFTKIRRSGYAVDNEEYLAGICCLAVPVMNDQERVVAAVAVHGPVSRMNVAQAVEFYPALKEAAEQIGQTLDW; encoded by the coding sequence ATGTCGGCAGAACAGGACGAGGCGCACCGCGACGGTCGCGAGGCGGGATCAGCGGCGCTCCGCTCGCTGGCGGTGATGGAATTCGTTGCCAACAGCGAACGCTCTGTGAGTCTGACCGAGATCATGCAGGCGGTCAGCCTGCCGAAGCCAACGGTATTTCGCATCCTGACCACGCTGGAAGAAGCTGGCATGCTGTTGCGCGAGCCCGACGCCAAGCGCTATGTGCCGGGCGAACGGCTGGCCAACCTGGCCGCCAACGTGCTGCTGCATTCGCCGCATCGTTCAGCGCGCCGCGCCATTCTTGAAGAGCTGGTGGAGAAGGTGGGCGAAACCTGCAACCTGACCATCCCCAATGGCCACTACGTGATGTATCTCGACCGTGTCGAGTCGTCATGGCCGCTGCGCATCAATCTGCACGCGGGTTCCAAGGTGCCGCTCTATGCCAGTGCCAGCGGCAAGCTGTTCCTCGCCCACTCGCCGAAGCGGATGCGCGACCGTCTGTTGACCAGTGCGCCGCTGATCGCGCACACGAAAAACACCTTGACGTCGCTGCGGCAACTGGAGCTGGAGTTCACCAAGATCCGCCGCAGCGGATACGCGGTGGACAACGAGGAATATCTGGCCGGCATTTGCTGTCTGGCGGTGCCGGTGATGAACGACCAGGAGCGCGTTGTTGCGGCCGTGGCGGTACATGGGCCGGTGTCGCGGATGAATGTGGCGCAGGCGGTTGAGTTTTATCCGGCGCTGAAAGAAGCGGCGGAGCAGATCGGCCAGACGCTCGACTGGTAG